In the genome of Sardina pilchardus chromosome 14, fSarPil1.1, whole genome shotgun sequence, one region contains:
- the LOC134101203 gene encoding potassium voltage-gated channel subfamily C member 1-like: MSSSASPPTHLMQVEPAASEAERVIINVGGVRHETYKSTLMSIPGTRLANLVSDASADPLKHPTSEFFFNRDPGAFAPILNYCRTGKLHCPVGVCGQSFEEELAFWGVSETDVEPCCWTNFRQHRDAEEALAQFEPDEGPPDYSTLVGGPGRMQTCTVRMSKMWALFDDPHSSVAAMLIGILSLVFILMSTVAFCLGTHPEFPEVLGPMFLNVEYEYNDGEYEVRDYQTNAVMIVEIVCNIWFTIEFLIRIISCPDKLKFVRSALNIIDFVAILPFFVEVSRRGLMSEFTAFILGCLRAARCVRLVRIFKMATCVTGIRALGHALRASVCDLCLLGIALSVALLVFSIPIYYAERAVNSGVTSVPRALWWAVVTMTTVGYGDITPVTLLGKVIAGLCAVTGVFFITMPVPILVNKFAKYYALTEAKQRRRVKKRRRGDGRSEGASAPVWRGVENRAKSSSAGWWVLNYQTIFRNCESYFQHI, encoded by the exons ATGTCCAGCAGCGCCAGCCCACCTACTCACCTGATGCAAGTTGAACCTGCAGCCTCTGAAGCAGAGAGGGTTATCATTAACGTTGGTGGTGTGCGACATGAAACTTACAAGAGCACCCTCATGTCCATCCCTGGCACACGCCTGGCCAACCTCGTCTCTGACGCCAGTGCTGACCCACTGAAACACCCGACCTCTGAGTTTTTCTTCAACCGGGACCCGGGAGCGTTCGCCCCCATCTTAAACTACTGCCGCACTGGGAAACTGCACTGCCCGGTAGGTGTATGCGGTCAGTCGTTTGAAGAGGAGCTTGCCTTCTGGGGAGTCAGTGAAACAGACGTGGAGCCATGTTGCTGGACGAACTTCCGACAGCATCGGGATGCAGAGGAGGCACTGGCTCAGTTCGAACCGGATGAGGGACCCCCAGACTACAGCACCCTGGTGGGGGGGCCAGGGAGGATGCAGACATGCACAGTTCGGATGTCAAAGATGTGGGCCCTCTTTGATGATCCCCATTCTTCTGTGGCAGCTATG CTCATCGGCATCCTCTCCTTAGTCTTCATCCTGATGTCCACAGTTGCTTTCTGCCTTGGGACACATCCAGAGTTCCCAGAAGTATTGGGGCCAATGTTCTTAAACGTTGAATATGAATACAATGATGGAGAGTATGAGGTCCGCGATTATCAAACAAATGCTGTAATGATAGTGGAGATCGTTTGCAACATCTGGTTCACCATTGAGTTCTTGATTCGCATCATCAGCTGCCCGGACAAGCTTAAGTTTGTCCGGAGCGCCCTGAACATCATTGACTTTGTGGCCATCCTGCCCTTCTTCGTGGAAGTGAGTCGGCGAGGGCTGATGTCTGAGTTCACAGCGTTTATCCTGGGATGTCTTCGTGCAGCTCGCTGCGTCCGACTCGTGcggatattcaagatggcgacGTGCGTGACGGGCATCCGGGCGCTGGGGCATGCGCTGCGGGCCAGCGTCTGCGACCTCTGCCTCCTGGGCATTGCCCTGTCTGTGGCCCTCCTCGTGTTCTCCATCCCGATCTACTATGCCGAGCGCGCCGTCAACTCGGGCGTCACCAGCGTACCCAGGGCTCTCTGGTGGGCGGTGGTCACCATGACGACCGTGGGTTACGGAGACATTACTCCGGTCACGTTGCTTGGTAAGGTGATCGCCGGTCTGTGCGCCGTGACAGGAGTCTTCTTCATCACCATGCCCGTTCCTATCCTCGTCAACAAGTTTGCCAAGTACTACGCTCTGACAGAGGCCAAGCAGAGACGACgggtgaagaagaggaggaggggtgatgGGCGGTCCGAGGGGGCCAGCGCCCCCGTCTGGAGGGGCGTGGAGAACCGGGCCAAGAGCAGCAGTGCAGGTTGGTGGGTGTTGAACTACCAAACAATTTTCAGGAACTGCGAgagttattttcaacacatctga